The sequence below is a genomic window from Gossypium hirsutum isolate 1008001.06 chromosome A11, Gossypium_hirsutum_v2.1, whole genome shotgun sequence.
AAAGAAGCACTCCATAAAAGATCCCGATCTACACTGAACTAAGCCTAAACTACAACTAATACCTTCTCCTTCATAATCCACAAGTATATTTTAGTGCTTTAGAAAATGGCCAGTGAAATGATAAAAAACGTGAATATTTCCTGGACTGCATATTCTGAGCTCAAGAACAGAGCAAGGGAATAATGATAACTAAGGTGGTGGGCTGGCATTACAGATAGATTGGACATTTTAAGTAACAGATGATATTCTTTACATTTAATcagataataaataataacaattgaaataaattacCACACGGAGGAAGGACATCCAAAAGCCTGGTGGGGATGGGGGAGCTCCAAAAGGATTATTTGGATCTTGCTCACCATATGGACCCATGCCCATTCCATAACCACCCATAGGACCCCCAAAGCCACCACCAAGGCCACCGCCGTACATTCCACCACCATACATTCCAGAGTTCCCATATAGACCACCATAACCTCCTCTATACATGCTGTTTCCATACAATCCACCACCATAAGAACCCATTCCACCATATGATGACGAACCATACATTCCAGAACCATATGCTGAGTTGTAGTTTAAACCAGAACCATAACCTGCATCAAACACCAACTTAGACAAGCTCCACAATAAGTAAAAACCATTTGTATTATAATAGACAAATTAAATCTTTACCTCCGTAAGTGCTTCCATAGTTCTGTTGCTCCCAAGGCCTGCTAGGTAAAGGCCTACCAACAGCATTTCTATTCACAGCTGCAGTCCTATCAGCAGTAGAAACAAGTTCACCTGGCCTTGCTGTTCCGGATGCCTCAACAACATCACTTGTGCTGCCAGGTGATGGCGGCTTAAAGGGTCCAGCACCCGTTGAGCCCCCTGCTTGCTCCCATGGTTTAGGTGGAGAGACACCAGTAGCTGCAGTTGAGAATGtcaaacataaacaaattgcacaAAACCAAAACAGAAGGGGAAAAAAGtcaatttcaaatatttaatttttttaacgccTAAACAAAGCTAATTATCCTTCAACTTCTTGACCGAATTCTATCATAAACAAACCCCTAAAAATCCacataaaaacccaaaattcgaaacacaattagattttttttgttcattcgAAACATAATAAGATTGATTCTTAGTTTCCTCAACCAAATCACCAACCAAGCAAAAACAACTACCTCGCCCCCCggcgaaaaaaataaaataaaaatcaagaatCTAATAAGTCTATAATTGTGTATATCTAATCGATGATTagtcaaaccctaaaaaaatcataaaattgtgtatattgaatcgaaaattcgataaaccctaaaaatcataaaagaaaaaaaaaggaacggAACCTGGTTGTTGGGAATTAGAATCCATAGCTTCTAGGTCAGATCAATGAATTTGAGGACCGTGTTGTTTCTGAGGATTCGCCTTCAGGACAAAGAAAATCGAATAGATACAGACGACTTTCGCGTTTTAGCTTCCCTTACCCTTATTTTCTGGGCCACCCATTTGAccttttttcttttgtcttttgttttggttaatttttaaatttatttaatttactttttgtatattggtaaaaaagaaaagaggaattgCAATTTTTGAGCAGTGGAAGAGATTAATCTGCAGTTCATAATAAgatcatttataatttttaacgaTGTGGCCGTTAatatcttaaaaataattaaatctaattattaattttttaaagtaaactcgaattatttttttatgaaaatactgactaaaatgttacatttttaaatatgataattcataaaagataaattatttgcatataaaataaatattattctaTCAGCAAGAAATATACAATAATTGCCAGAAAAGTTATCACATCACTCAGAGGCGAAGCCACAATAAATTTTTAGgggcgaatgaaattttaattttttatagtttatatctttataatttttaaatgattaaatcaaatttttataattttagagggccaaaatataattttacttttactaagttaaaatttttaaaaaaaattaaggagccaaataaaaattttacattttaagagGGCCgggcccctgccagccccccTAAATCTGCCCCTGCCGTCACTGTTAGTTTACGTTTCGATCaatcaacttcaaaaagttaaaacaatagtcattaaattatttcgaaagtttttatttatgtcACTCGATTGCTAAAATTGTTATTGTATGTTTTTCTTTGTTTGCATCGTCTGCACCAATCAAAAACTTTCATTCTCTCTCTtctacaattaagttttttttaataaaaaatttgaacatCACAAATTTATGCACTAAAATCTAAACAGTTTTCTTCTCTAATCTTACACACTAACTGTCATATTAACTTagatttaaggtatgttcttctgcTCGTTGATGGGTATTGATCCACTGTACCAATTGTTAAATCGTAATTTGGAGTTTGTTAGccgaacttaaaaaaaaaaacttaacaacttaatgacttaaataaaattttttaaataattcagtgaTTTAAACGAAAACTTTCAAATAacttaataatcattttataattttttaaagtgaagggaccaaaatataatattactaataatttaataaccttaAATATACTTTATGCTTCGttgaacatttttatttatttattttaactctcTTTGAAAGTTTCATAACcacatttaactaaaaaaatcaaattaataaaaagatGTAACTAcacctttattttttaaaatacttcaatttaatttaattttactttcttttgtatctaatatattttttttgagaaaattatgTCTAATATAAACACTTCATTTATTTGTGAGAAAATAGCATATTTATAAGTTTAACGTATGGGTTCTTGTTTTTTACAGATATAATTTCTAACTCAAGTTATACTTAATTGGATCAATAAATTCTAATTTCaacttaaactatttttttacaaaaagtgAATGTTGGATTGATAAATTACAAATTGAGTTTAAAATTTGAACtgcttttattttatgtaaaagctttacataaataattttttttctaaaataatttagtcaaaataagtcatttttaaaATCAAAGCAAAATCAAGCTTTTTTTCTTTGTAAAATGTATTACAATAGGTACCTTATAAGACATTTTACAAGCTTTATGTTTCAATCAAagctataataatttatttggtcttttaactttataaaaaaattattttaactttcaaattaataattttttaactattttaaccCTTGAAGTTATATTTATTGTTGTCAAATCACCTAAAAATAGATGTAATGTCTATTAACTTTGCTGACACACGTAGAGCCATGTTaactattaattaatttttaaaaataaacaatttttttc
It includes:
- the LOC107924300 gene encoding peroxisomal membrane protein 13 yields the protein MDSNSQQPATGVSPPKPWEQAGGSTGAGPFKPPSPGSTSDVVEASGTARPGELVSTADRTAAVNRNAVGRPLPSRPWEQQNYGSTYGGYGSGLNYNSAYGSGMYGSSSYGGMGSYGGGLYGNSMYRGGYGGLYGNSGMYGGGMYGGGLGGGFGGPMGGYGMGMGPYGEQDPNNPFGAPPSPPGFWMSFLRVMQGVVNCFGRISILIDQNTQAFHMFMTALLQLFDRTGLLYGELARFVLRLLGIKSKPRKINQPGPGGLPGPHNPHGNRNYIEGPKAAPSGAWDNVWGENGSA